Sequence from the Thermothelomyces thermophilus ATCC 42464 chromosome 2, complete sequence genome:
TTTTCAAGCCCATCGTCCACAGGTCTTATTTAACTCTCGAGTCCTCGCTCGCTCCCTTGAACTCGAAAAGACGTCCGATAAGTGCAAGTAAGGCACCAAGTGAGGTGGGGTGGGAACTGGGGAATATTCTAGGCCATGTTGGTCATTATTTCACGTCAGATattgtagtgtatgtatatacatacatacatacgatACATAACGTACCTTACATACAGACATCACGCCAGCGCGAAGCAGtaccgccgtcgccgtccccCTCGCCGGCATCATGTCGATACGTATTGTCCTAGACCATCCGCCCGAATTCTACACCAATCTCGACTTTATCAAGGGCAGCGTGCTTCTCAACCTGAGCCGCCATGAGCACATCGGCGCAATCATCGTCAAGCTCGAGGGCGAGTCGAGAACTGCCCTCGGCGTCCCTAGCGAGAACCCAGGCATAGGTATTGGCGGGAGGGAGCGGCCTGCGCCCAGCGGAGACACCCTGCACGAGAACCATAAGATCCTCTACAAGGTCGGCCAGGTCTTCCCCGACGAGAATGCGCGCCCGGCCGCCTCGCCCTACATCCTCAACCCGGGGCAGCACCGCTTCCCCTTCCAGTTCAAGTTCCCCTTCAATAACGCCTGCGGAAATGTCGAGGCCATGGCACGCATCGGCGGCGTCGTCAGCACCGGAGGCCCCTTCGGCATCGGCTTCCGGGTCATGGACGGGACCAAGCAGCTGATGTACTCGCACGTCACCAAGACGCTGCCCCCCAGCTTCACCGGCTTTCCGGGCGAGGCCGAGATTCGGTACTACCTCAAGGTTACCGTGCAGCGGCCCGGCATATTCAAGGAGAACTGGCGCTATCAGATGGGCCTCAAGTTCCTGCCCATCGAGCCACCCCGGCCGCCCAAGACGAACCAGGAGGCCTACGCGAGACGCCCATTCACCTTCCATCCGAGGAGCCCCGACCCGGCTGCCTACCAGAAGAAGCGCTCCTCCATCTTCGGCTGGCCGGCCGGTCCCTCAACGCCCGCCAACGGCTCCCCAAACCTCCaacctcccgctcccgctcccggccTGTCCAGCGGTCCACCATCGCCCACGGCTCCCCCAGACCCTCCCTCGATTGAAATGTCCGCCCGCCTCCCACACCCTGCCATCCTTACCTGCAACAAGCCGATACCCCTACGCCTAATCGCAAAGAAACTGGTCCCCGCACACGCCGAGGTGTACCTGATAGCATTGCAAATCGATCTCATCGGCACCACCACCGTGCGCTGCCAGAACTTGATCAACAAGGAGATCAGCCGCTGGGTCGTCATGGCCCGCCATGGCCTCTCCATCCTGCTATCCAAACCCGAGGACCCCGTGGGAACCGAGTTCCTCGTGCCAGACACCTTGTGGAGCGGATCTCCCTTGCCCAACACCGTCATGCCCAGTTTCGTCACATGTAATCTCAGGTACGtgattcccccccccccggctccTTGGTCCATCGAGTCTAACACGCGCTCACTTGCTCACGCCATCCAGCCGCGACTACCAGCTCGAAGTCAAACTCGGTCTCGCCTGGGGCAAGCCTTCTCCGCCTCCCCGTCCCCAAAACACCTTCCTCGGCCGCCCAAAATACAAAGACGCCTCCGAGATTCCGCAGGAACTGCACCTCCCCCTCCATTTCAGCACCATCCAAGTCTACTCCGGTCTCGCTCCGCCACCCGCCCTTGTCGAAGCCATCCGccaaggccgaggccgaacCTCACATCCCACCCcagggacgacgacgacgacaacaacaacaacaacaacaacaacagcagcagcagcaacagcgaCAGCGACAGTCCAACCACACTCGCCACAACAACCGCCAGAACTCCCCCCGCGGCCGGCCCAGccaccgcagcagcagcccgccGACGCCCTCTACCCCCCGCAGCTGGGGCCGGGGCAGGTCAGCCCCCCGTACGACGACGCGCCGCCGACGTACGAGGAGGCCATGGCGGAGGAAATGACGGGTCCCATGTTCCCACCCGGCGCCGCACGCCCGGCCTATAGCGGGGTCACGGACGAGAACGGACCCAGTAGTCTGGACGCGGGCAGGGGTTCCGGTGGGGAGAAGGGGTAGCAGCTCCTCTATCCGTAGCGACTGTTCGAATTGGGGATTGGGATTGTGATGGATGGAATGAATGACCG
This genomic interval carries:
- a CDS encoding uncharacterized protein (Contains conserved domain Arrestin_N[pfam00339], Ig-like beta-sandwich fold.); translated protein: MSIRIVLDHPPEFYTNLDFIKGSVLLNLSRHEHIGAIIVKLEGESRTALGVPSENPGIGIGGRERPAPSGDTLHENHKILYKVGQVFPDENARPAASPYILNPGQHRFPFQFKFPFNNACGNVEAMARIGGVVSTGGPFGIGFRVMDGTKQLMYSHVTKTLPPSFTGFPGEAEIRYYLKVTVQRPGIFKENWRYQMGLKFLPIEPPRPPKTNQEAYARRPFTFHPRSPDPAAYQKKRSSIFGWPAGPSTPANGSPNLQPPAPAPGLSSGPPSPTAPPDPPSIEMSARLPHPAILTCNKPIPLRLIAKKLVPAHAEVYLIALQIDLIGTTTVRCQNLINKEISRWVVMARHGLSILLSKPEDPVGTEFLVPDTLWSGSPLPNTVMPSFVTCNLSRDYQLEVKLGLAWGKPSPPPHASEIPQELHLPLHFSTIQVYSGLAPPPALVEAIRQGRGRTSHPTPGTTTTTTTTTTTTTAAAATATATVQPHSPQQPPELPPRPAQPPQQQPADALYPPQLGPGQVSPPYDDAPPTYEEAMAEEMTGPMFPPGAARPAYSGVTDENGPSSLDAGRGSGGEKG